TATTAGGAATTAAACTCTGATTAGTGACACAAAAAGTGGCCATTTCACTTAACTTTGATAAGGCCTGTGGAGTGAAATTGGAAAAAAGActtgaattgtcttttttttctttttcaattctattagagaatatgataaaataatacaaacttTTATCATTAGTTATCATTCAAAAtggttatttaatttataatttttatttaaaaatattattaagtattttcaattttaaaaaaatgacttagaGTGATATATGTCAAAAATTGCATCATTATATACTAGGTTGGCAAAATTATTACCTAGTTGTTTTTGTATTAAGAAGAGCTAATCTTCTATGgccatttaaattttaaatagaagaaaatcatttatttactattttcaAATCTCTTAcctaagaaaattaaaaataaatctataaaatcaattaaacatgttcaaattgaatttaaagttttgtCTTATACACGAACTTTAATCTTCccatgaatttaatttttggagttcaaaatatcaagataatttttatacttaaatagttaaattatattacatgGAACATTCATATTTTCTCAGTCTCATAtcaaataatcatttttttacacgtatattaagaaatcaaataattttagtaattaatcttttaaaactttttgacAACTTAACAAACAATtgtaacattttcaaaaaagtaTTAGTTACAAGTATTCTCTCCGTTCGGTAATTTCTTTCATGTTacgtttttcaaaagtcaatttgattaatttttaaagttaaattagattacattaatttaatatgtcaaacaaaaaatttaaatattctaaaattatatgaaaagtactataaattataattttctgcatattaatatgataaaatatgttagtcaaagtttttatagttaactttaaaaaataaaatcataacaaACAATACCGAATAAAGAGAGAATTTTTGAGtcggaatttttttttctaatatacgCAAAAACATTGTACAttaactttttatattattgaatCGACTaacacttaaaaataaaataagaagtcGTTGATGTTAGTTAACATTTTCAAGGgaatgaaaatattataatttgttctacctttttgtttttcaatcaaataatagtatattaataaaaaacaaaaattataaaaatctttACAATATCTTTCCCTAAACAAAATTATTGAGCGGGTAAAGTTTCTGGTCTCCATAGAAAATCACCCGACCCATACCCGATATCCGAATGATCAAATAAACCATCTAACCCGACATATTCACCCATATTGATATTATTACCGCTATAATGATCCGATTCAACAATACCCAAATCAAACGGGTCATAACTTGGTATCTGGTCCTCCAATCCCCAAAACTCGTTACTGAGTGAATCAGTACAAACTCGGACTGACTCAGGCTCCGCCTCGATAGGCGGAGGTAGTCCGAGTTCATCATCAGAAGCTTCTAGAAGATATCCTAACTCCGGCTGAGATTCGCCGGATTCCGACGAAACTCCGGCGATCTCTGAAGCTGTAATTTCGTTTTCGAAGCTCTTCATGAACGAATCTAGATCGTGATTCGGAGTGCAAAACTCCGAATCGTATAAATCGTCTAAGAGATCTTCCCGGAGTCTTTTTACCTCCGGGGAATTGATCTGTAATTCTATTGAGTCGTCATATACGCGTTTTCTCGAAATCAATTGATTATCCatttttgatataatatgaaataaaatgtaaaaatgcAAATTGTGCAAACAGAAATGGGAGATGAGTTTGACGGGAAAATAAATAACAGAAGGCTTATATAGTGGGCAGGACAAAGGTGGGGGAGAGTTGAGTAATAATGATGATGTAAGCATGTTAGTGGGACCCATTTGGACATGggtgtataatttattttttttttaaaaatactatttatttattttaagttgtcTTGATATTTGTGTTGCGAGAAAATGAGATctctatttctattttttttatttttaaatttgaataaaagaaaataatatttgttatgtgttttgatgtcgcttttgaaatatgtaaaattaggtcttaggtttAAGACACACGTTAAAAGCTAACTCAAATATAGGAGGATTGTCAAGCCATATAAGGAGTCCATTCA
The window above is part of the Solanum pennellii chromosome 5, SPENNV200 genome. Proteins encoded here:
- the LOC107019834 gene encoding uncharacterized protein LOC107019834 translates to MDNQLISRKRVYDDSIELQINSPEVKRLREDLLDDLYDSEFCTPNHDLDSFMKSFENEITASEIAGVSSESGESQPELGYLLEASDDELGLPPPIEAEPESVRVCTDSLSNEFWGLEDQIPSYDPFDLGIVESDHYSGNNINMGEYVGLDGLFDHSDIGYGSGDFLWRPETLPAQ